A segment of the Natrinema salaciae genome:
GTCCGTCGGATAGCCTGAGTATGCCGGCCCTACCAGCGACGACCGCCGCGGGTACGACGCCCGTCGACCTCGTGACGACGGGACCCACGACGATCCTCGCCGCGGGTATCGATTCGATTCCGCTGTCGGATTCGCTCGCGTGGATCGCGATCGGCGTGTTCGTCGTCGCGATGGTCCTCGAGTGGCGCGGTGCCGTCGATCCTGCGCGGTATCTCGCCGCGGGGGCCTGGGTCGTCTTCGGGCTCTTCTGGCTGACGATGGTCCCCCACTACTATCTCGAGGTCAAGAGCCCGATCCAGACGCTGCTGACGCTCGCGGCGCTGCCGCTGTGTGCCTACGCCGGGTACCTGCTCGTGCAGGGGCGCGAGTCGTTGCTGCTGCTTTCGAGAGCGGTCGCGTTCATGGGTCTGTTCTACCTGCCCGCCGAAACGATCCCAGTCGTCAAGACCTGGCTCATCGAGACGACCGCCGCCCAGACCCACTTCGGGATGGAGCTCCTGGGTCACAGTCCCGGGATCGAGGAAGGCTTGAACGGCTACCAGAGCCGATTCGCCTTCGATTCCGACGAGACGGTGACCGGCCGCACGACCTACATCATCATGTCCTGTACCGGCATCGGCAGCATGGCCATCTTCGGCGGGCTCATCGCCGCAGTCGACGCACCGCTCAGGCGGAAGGTCGTCCCCTTCGCGCTCTCGGTCGGCGTCATCTGGTTCCTCAACCTCGTCCGAAACGTCTTCATCGGGCTGGCCTCGCCGTGGGGCTGGTTCCAGCAGGACGCGCTGGTCTACGTCGTCACGGAGTTCATGGGTGCGCCCGCCGACCGGACGTCCTACATCGTCGCCCACAACTTCATCGCGCAGTCGCTGTCGATCGTCGCCCTGCTTGGGATCACCTACCTCGTCGTCCGGCTGCTCCCCGAGGTCCTCGAGCCGCTCGAGGACGTCCTCTACATCCTGACCGGCACCGAGTACGATCTCACGGACGCCCTCGGGACGGAAGCCCGAGCCGACGGCGGGACGACGGCCGCGTCGGAACCGTCGTCCGGCCCCGAGACCGAGCGATGACCGCCGTCGACGTCGATGTCGACGTTCCGTTCACCCTCCGCGACCGCGCCGTCGCCGTCCCCGCCGCCGAGACGCTCGTCCTCGCGGACGTCCACTTCGGGAAGGCGGCCGCCTCGAGCGTCGACGTTCCGATCGACGATGGGAGCGACGTCGTCGATCGGCTGCGGGATCGGCTCGCGGAAACCCGGCCGACCACGGTCGTGGTCGCCGGCGACCTGTTGCACTCCTTTTCGCGGATTCCGCGCGGGGTGGAGCGCGATCTGGGCCGTCTCGCCGACGCCGTCGACGAGGCCGACGCCGACCTGATCGTCACGCCCGGCAACCACGACGCGATGCTCGAGGAGGCGTTCGGCGGCGAGACGGTCGACGAGTACGCGCTGGCCGACGGCGAGACGGTCGTCTGTCACGGTCACGAGGAGCCGGAGGCGGCGGCCGACCGGTACATCGTCGGTCACGTCCACCCGGCGCTGTCGATCGAGGGGCGCAAACGACCGTGTTTCCTCTACGGACCGGGACAATACTGCGGGGCGGACGTGCTCGTGCTCCCGGCGTTTACCCGCCTCGCAGCCGGGTCGACCGTCAACCGGATGGCCGGTCGCGACTTCCAGACGCCGGTCGTCCGGAACGCCGACGCCTTCCACCCCGCGATCAGGGACGATGCGAGCGGCGAAACGCTGTGGTTCCCGCCGCTCGGGGAGTGTCGGCGGCTGCTGTGAGCTAGCGTTCGAACGACGATCCGTCGGTTACGAGAGCCGTCACACCGGTTCGAAGGGCGGTCGCGTCGCCGTACAGCACCAGGTCTCTGAAGAAGTCGCTGAACGTGATCAACACGAGCGCCGAGAGAATAATCAGCGCGAGGAAGGTGAAGAAAATGATCGCCGCCTGTCGCCCGGTCAACGCCGTTCCCTCGAGGAGGTCGTCCATGGCCATAGCGAATTCCGCTCCGTGTCCGGGCCAACGAGACGAACGGAGTTCAGTATTTCTCGGCCCTGAGGAGACTGTCATCGTTCGGGGAACGTCGGGGCCACGCCGATCGGACACCGCGAGGACATCCCGCGCGTGGACGGCAGCCGCAGTCGAGGCGGTCACTCCGAGAGATCGTCGATCACGGCCTTCGCCGCCTGCCGACCGCTCTCCATCGCCCCCTGAATCGAGGACCACCGCGTGTAATCGCCGGCCAGGTAGACCGGCCCCGTGGGGTCGCGGGTGTCGGGGAGCCGGTCGCGAAACCCCGGCGGCTGCATGAACTGCGCGAACGGAACGCGCGCGGTGTGGAGCGTCTCGAGGCCGTCGAACCGTCGGTCGGGGTACCACGACTCGAGAGCGCGTCGGGTTCGATCGGCCAACGACGCGTCGGCTTCCTCGCGGTCTCCGAGGAAGGTCGCGCTGATCAGGGTGGCGTCGTCGGGGGCGTACTCCGGCGCGACCGCGCTGTGGGGGACGACGTGGTTCGGCCCCCGATCGGTCGCGTTCAGCAGGAGTCGCCGGTCCGTCTCGAGATCGACCGCCGCCGGCAGGGCGTAGTACTGCGTGACGCAGCCGCGGCCGTCGGTGGGGATCGCGGCGACGTCGGTGAGCTCGCGAGCCGTCGGCGGATCGGTCGCGACGACGACGGCATCGGCGTCGATCGTCCCGTCGTCGGTTGCCGCCGTGACGGGGCCGCCGTCGCCGCGCTCACCCCGGCTCGAGCCGTCGTCGCTGCCCGCTGCGATCGACTCGATCTCGACGCCCGTTCGAATCGTTCCGCCGGCCGCTCGGACGCGGTCGGCGAGCTGGGCCGGGATCGCTTCCATCCCGGCGGCCGGAACCGCAATCTCGCCCGCCGCGAGGGTCCGGAAAGTGTACTCGAACACGTTCGCAGAAGTCGACAGCGACCGATCGAGCGTGATGCCGCCGTAGAACGGGGCGACGAACCCCTCGACGAAGCGGTCGGAAAACCCGCGTTCCCGGAGGTAGTCGTCGATGCGGTCGTCGCCCCCGGCGAACGTGTCGTCCGGGTCGCTCCGCCGGAGGGTCCACCAGAGCCGCGCGACCCGAATCGCGTCGCCGACGGACACGTACGGGTTCGACACCGTCGCCGAAACGGTCGCCGGTTGCCGAAGCGGATCGGCCAGCGTCGACCGGCCGTTCGGTCCCGCGATGGTCGCCCCCGGCGCAAATCGGCGCAACTCGAGTCGCTCGAGATCGAGCTCTCGCCGCGCCGCCGGGTAGGCGGTAAAGAGGACCTGGAAGCCGCGGTCGAACCGGTAGCCGTCCCGCTCGAGGGTCCGAACGCGGCCGCCGACCGTTTCTCGACGTTCGACCAGCGCGGCGTCGACGCCGCCGGCGGCGAGGTGTCGCGCGGCGACCAGCCCGGCCAGCCCGCCGCCGGCGACGAGAACCCGTGGAGTCGAAGGCATATACGCGAACGTCGGCCGGTGGTGGGGAAAACGATCGACCTAACAATGCAAGCAGCGCGTCCGCGAGCCCGTGTCGGCCCGCCCCGGCCGCGGCTCGCCGGTACTGCCGAGTCCGGGTCCAGCGTCAGTCACGCCGAGTAGTGCGGATCGCCGTGTCGAAACGTGTCGAGCAGCATCCGCTGGAACCGGTCGCCGTCGACCGATTCGACGACGCGCGTTCGCGGCTCGGCGTCGGTGACGCCGAGTTCGTCGACCAGACTGTACCCGCGCGTGAGTCCGTCGCGGTCGTCGACCTCGACGGCGTATCTGCCGTGTTCCTCGATCAGGTCGGGCTCGAGCAGCGTCGCGACCGTCATCGAGTCCGGCTGGGTCGTGACGTCGGCTCCGATCGCATCGTGGTCGGACTGTGCGTTGAACTCCCGGACGGCGTCCGTAACCGTCAGGAAGAAGTCGGCCAGCGGCGTCCCGATGGCCTCGATTTCCTCGAAGACGTCGGCCCCGAACAGCGAGTCGCGGACGGTCACGCCCCAGTCGACCAGCGTCGTCTCGACGGCGGCCATCACCGCTCGCGCGGCGTCGGGATCGGCCCAGAAGTTGTACTCGGCCGCGGGGGTGACGTTTCCGAGCGTGTTGACGGCCCCGCCCATGATCCACACGTCCGCGAGCAGGTCGGGAAGGTCGGGTTCGCGCTGCAACGCCAGTGCGAGGTTCGTCAGCGGTGCGATACAGACCAGGGTGAGCTCGCCGGGATCGGCTCGCGCCGCGCGGACGATGTAATCGACCGCGTGTTCGTCGGCCGACGGAATCCCCGTCTCGGGGAAGCAGTCCCCGCCGAGCCCGCCCTCGCCGTGGATGTACTCCGCGAACTCGTGGTCTTTCAGCAGCGGTGATCGCGCACCCTCGTAGACGGGTACGTCGTCCGCGACGCCCGCGAGATCGAGCGTGTACTTGGCGTTCTCGACCTGATACGCGAAGGGAACGTTCCCGGCACAGATCGTGACTCCCTCGAGCGCGGCGCGATCGGAGAGCGCCGCCAGCAGGAGCGCCTGCGTGTCGTCTCCGGCGGTGTCCGTGTCGACGATCACTCGCCGCTGGGTCGCGTCGCTCATCACCGATCCGTCAGTAACCGAAGCGCGATTCCGACGAGGACGACGGCGACGCCCCCTAACGCGCTCGCGATCGGCGGAACCGGGACGACTAGCATCGCGATCCCGACGAGGATCACGATCGTCGAAAGTCTGCCCATGTGTCCGACACGGCGCGACGACGGATAGGACGACGGCACGCATTCACAGCGAGCCGTTCCGGCAGGGTGGGAGTCGTCGCACCGGCTGACGACGGTCCGACAACGGGAGTGTCACCGCTTCCCACACGTATAAGCGACAATCGCTCGTGCTGCGAGTATGGTCGACGCGACGCTCACGCCGATCGATCGCGGAACGGTCACCAGCGACGTCAACAACGCTATCGAGGGATACGTCCGCGGAACGGCCGACGAGCCGGACCCCGAGACGACGATGGGCGAGGGACCCGTCTACAACATCGTCATCGACCACCCCGAGGGGACGATCCTCTGGGATACCGGCTCTCATCCCAACGCCGCCGACGGCCACTGGCCCGACGAGCTGTACGCCACGTTCGAACACACGGCCCTCCGCCCGCTCGAGGACGACCTCGCCGAGGCCGGCTACGCGGTCGCGGACATCGACTACGTGATCCAGTCTCACCTCCATCTCGACCACGCCGGCGGTCTCTACGCCTTCGAGGGCACCGACACGCCGATCTTCGTCCACGAGCGGGAACTGAAACACGCCTACTACAGCGTCACGACCGACGAGGGCAGCGATGCCTACGTCCGCGGCGACTTCGACCGCGATCTCGACTGGGAGATCGTCCACGGCGACCGCCGGCAGGGGTTCGACGGTCTCGAGTTCGTCCACCTGCCCGGACACACGCCCGGCCTCCTCGGCGTGAAACTCGAGGTCGACGAGGCCGGCACCGTAATTCTCGCCGGCGATCAGGCCTACACGCGGGCGAACTACGAGTACGAACTCCCGATGGGGGGCTACCTCCTCTGGAGCAAGCCCGCGTGGCTCGAGAGCCTGCGGACGCTCAAAGACCTCGAGCGCCGTCACGACGCGCGGGTGATCTGTGGTCACGCCGAGGAAGATCTCGAGGCGATGCAGTCGGGGCTATAGCGGCCGATTCGTGCCCGGCGAACTGCCACGCCGTTCGTCGGCGACCGCTTGCCGTGGCCGGTACGGTTTTGCTCGTCGCGACGGCGTTGCTCGTATGGGAACACGAGACACGACCGACGCGGACCGCGCGTCCGACGGCCCCGCCTTTCAGCCCGTGTTCGAGAATCGCGTCCGGTTCGCGGAGACCGATCAGCAAGGGATCGTCTTCTACGGCGAGTACTTCACGTTCCAGGACGAGGCCGTCTCCGCCTTCCTGCGGGCGATCGACTACGGCTACGATCGGATGATCGACAACGGCTGGCAGATCCACGTCGCCAACACGGAACTGAACTACCGCACCGGTGCCGAGTTCGAGGACGTGATCGTCAACGAACTGCGGGTCGCCGACATCGGCACGGCGAGTCTCGAGTACGAGTATCGGGCCACGCGCAAACACGACGGCGAACTGCTGGCCGACGGCACCGTCACGCAGGTCGCCGTCGACCTCGAGACCGAGGAGACGACCCGCATCCCGGACGCGTTCCGGGACGCCGTGGCGACGTTCCAGGGCGGACTCGCGTCGGACGCGTAGCGCCGCTGGGCGGCCGGCATCGCACTCGAAAATTCGAAGTCGAAGTCGAACTCGAAATCGAAATCGAACTCGGAATCGAACTCGGACGTCGGCCCCTCAGTGGACGCCGACGTACGCCTCGCGGACGTACTCGTTGTCGTGGAACTCCTCGTACGTTCCCGCCAGTTCGATCTCGCCGGTTTCGATCAGCGAGAGCCGCTCGGCGTGGCGCAGCGCGAACGTCGAGTTCTGCTCGGCGAGCAGGATCGTCAGGCCCTGGTCCGAGAGTCGCTCGAGCGCCTCGCTGATGTCCTGGATGATGACCGGAGCGAGGCCGAGCGTCGGCTCGTCGAGCATCAGCACGTCGGGATCGCTCATGAGCGCGCGGCCGACGGCGAGCATCTGCTGTTCGCCGCCGCTCATGGTCTCGGCCTCCTGTTCGCGGCGTTCGTCGAGCCGCGGGAACAGCTCGTAGATCATATCGAGATCCTGCCGGACTGAATCGCGGTCGTTGCGGAACTGCGCGCCCATCAGCAGGTTCTCGTGAACCGAGAAGTACGGGAACAGGTCCCGATCCTCGGTACAGTAGATCAGGCCGTCCCTGACGCGCTGTTGCGGGCTCACGCCGGTGAGATCCGTTCCGTCGTACCGTATCGTCCCCTCGTAGTCGACGAAGCCGGCGATGGCGTTGAGCATGGTCGTCTTCCCGGCCCCGTTGGGCCCGATGACGCCGTAGATCTCGCCCTCGTTGATCGACAGCGAGACGCCCTTCAACGCGTGTGACTTGCCGTAGTAGACGTTGAGATCTTCGATCTCGAGTATCGTGTCCGTCATTAGAGACCCTCCCCGGCGAGGTACGCTTCCTGCACCGCTTCGTTCTCGGCGATCTCCTCGGGCGTTCCCGCCGCGAGGAAGTCACCGTTGTTGATCACGACGATTCGATCGACGAGTTCCATCAGGCCGCCCATGTTGTGGTCGACGACGACCATCGTCATCCCCTCATCGCGGAAGTGATCGATCTGGTCGGCCAGTTCGGTGATCTCGGCCTGATTCATCCCGGCGAACGGTTCGTCGAGCAGCATCATCTCGGGTTCGGTCGCCAGCGCCTTGGCGATCTCGAGCCGACGAACGTCCGCGTGGGGCAACTCGTCCGGCATCTCGTGGAGCTTGTCCTCGATATCGATGCGGGCGGCGTACTCGTAGATCTCCTCGTCGGTCGCACCGCCGTAGAACGAGAAGATGCGGTTCGGGAGCGTGAACAGCTTGATGTTGCCCGCAACCGGCATCTCCTGGATCGGGTTCGACTCCTGGGAGACTCGCGAGAGCCCCTTGTTGACGACCTCGTGGGTCGCGTCGTCGGTGATGTCGGCACCGTCGAAGCGAACCGCCCCGTCGGTGACGTCGTAGATGCCCATGATACAGTTGAACACCGTCGACTTTCCGGAGCCGTTCGGTCCGATGAGGCCGACGATCTCTCCCTCCTCGACCTCGAGCGAGAAGTCGTCGACGGCGACCAGACCGCCGAACTTCTTCGTCAGCCCGTCGACCTCGAGCAGACTCATCGGCGATCACCTCCGAGCCGGTCGAGCCCGTGCCAGAGTTTGCGGAACACGCCATCGCGGGCGAACACCAGCACGAGTAACACGAGCGCCCAGAAGACCGTCCAGCGAATGGACGATCCGAGGTTGGCGATGTCGGTGAGGATGTAATCCCGGAGCACGATGAGGAAGAATGCCCCACCGAGCGGGCCGAGGATCGAACTCATCCCGCCGAGGACGGCGATCGCGATCATTTCGATACTTCGGTCGACGACGATGAACGTCGTCGGATCGACGCCGCCGCTGAAGTGGACCAGCAACACGCCGCCGATCCCCATCGGGATCGAACTCAGTGCGAACGAAAAGATCTTGAATTTCGTCGCGTTGATCCCGGCCGCGTTGACTGCAGCCTCGTTTTCGCGGATCGACACGAGGATCAATCCGATGTTCGAGCGAGCGATCAGCGTCAGCACGATCGCGATCAGGAGCATCGGCACGATCATGTAGTAGTACCGGGCGACCGGATCGTAGGTGAAGACCTCCACCGACTGGATTCCCGTTTCCCCGCCAGTGTACTCGCTGAACGAGGGGATCAATCGGTAGAAGATCAACACGGCGACGAACGTAATCAACGAGAAGTACGGCCCGGTCAGCCGGAGCGACGGCAAGGCGATGACGAGCCCGACCACGAGTGCGGCGAGGATCGACACCGGGATGGTGATCATCATCGACAGTCCCGGGTCGACGTTGTGAATGAGCATCGCCGTCGTGTACCCCGCAGCACCGGACAGCACCGAGTGACCGAAGCTGATGTAGCCGGTGTAGCCGCTCTGGATGTCCCAGCTCATCGCGAAGATCGCCCAGATCGCTGCGATGGACATCGCTCTGACGAGCCCGAAGTTCCCCCAGAACGGCGCTGTCAACAGCGCGGCGGCCGTTCCGAAGATCAACACGAACTGGAGCCCGTTCATTTCACCGAAGTAGTCACCGACCAACCGGTTGTAGACGTTCGCCAGCGGTTGGAGTAACTGATCGATGGGGCCAGTCACGATACTCAACCGATCCGTTGCGCTACTCGTCGCAGCGTTCAACCGATCCGTAGCGCTACTCATGGACGAGCTCCCTCCCGAAGAAGCCGTTTGGTTTGACCAGTAAGATCGCGACGAGAACGACTAACGATAGGACCCCCTGAAAATTCGCTCCAAGGAGCTCGACCGTCGCCGTCTCGAGGTAGCCGATGAGGTACGCCGCGATGACGGAGCCCTTGATACTGCCGATGCCGCCGATCACGACGATGATGAAGGCGAGTGCGAGCGGACTGAGCCACATCTGCGGTGACGTCGAGTTCAGGGTCCCGATAAACACGCCGGCGATCCCGGCGAACGTGCCGGCGATCAGCCAGGTTCGGGATTTGACTTTCTGTAGGTTGACCCCGGTGAGTTCCGCGCCGCGCGTACTCATCGACGTTGCGAGAATCGAGCGCCCCTCGTCGGTTTTCGTGACGTAGTACCAGAGGGCGCCGATCGCGATCCACGAGACGACGAACGCGAGCAACTGTGCGTACCGAATCCGAGTGCCGACGGACTCGAGGTATATCGTCCCCGAAACGATCGGAATGAGCTGTGACGGTGCGCTGCCGAACTGGATGATAATCAGCTCGGTCAACAGGAGCGCCACGACGACCGTCGCGAGGAACGTGATCACGATGTTGTCCTCGATGTACTTGACGAGTCCGGCGTACAGCGCGTACGATGCAGCGGCCGTGACGGCGACCGCGATGAGGAATCCCACGATCGGCGGCAGTGAGATCGCACCAGCGGTCGACGTCAGCGCGAGATAGACGAAGGCACCAAGCATGATCAGCGCACCGTGTGCGAGGTTCAACACGCCACCGACGCCGAAGATCATGGTGAATCCGATCGCGATCAGTGCGTAGACGGCGCTGATCATCGCCCCCAACACCAGAATCGAGAGTAGTGTCTCTAACATTCCTTCGTATTCCGCTTAGATCCACTCTGGGACGATGTGATCCGCAGTCGCGTACGTTTCGGGGTAGACACACTCGACGACACCGCCGTCCCCGTCTGGTTGCCACTGCGTAACCGGGAAGTTCGAGATGATACCGTCGTCGTCTCTGGTCTCCTTCAGGTCG
Coding sequences within it:
- a CDS encoding NAD(P)/FAD-dependent oxidoreductase — translated: MPSTPRVLVAGGGLAGLVAARHLAAGGVDAALVERRETVGGRVRTLERDGYRFDRGFQVLFTAYPAARRELDLERLELRRFAPGATIAGPNGRSTLADPLRQPATVSATVSNPYVSVGDAIRVARLWWTLRRSDPDDTFAGGDDRIDDYLRERGFSDRFVEGFVAPFYGGITLDRSLSTSANVFEYTFRTLAAGEIAVPAAGMEAIPAQLADRVRAAGGTIRTGVEIESIAAGSDDGSSRGERGDGGPVTAATDDGTIDADAVVVATDPPTARELTDVAAIPTDGRGCVTQYYALPAAVDLETDRRLLLNATDRGPNHVVPHSAVAPEYAPDDATLISATFLGDREEADASLADRTRRALESWYPDRRFDGLETLHTARVPFAQFMQPPGFRDRLPDTRDPTGPVYLAGDYTRWSSIQGAMESGRQAAKAVIDDLSE
- the artA gene encoding archaeosortase A, producing the protein MPALPATTAAGTTPVDLVTTGPTTILAAGIDSIPLSDSLAWIAIGVFVVAMVLEWRGAVDPARYLAAGAWVVFGLFWLTMVPHYYLEVKSPIQTLLTLAALPLCAYAGYLLVQGRESLLLLSRAVAFMGLFYLPAETIPVVKTWLIETTAAQTHFGMELLGHSPGIEEGLNGYQSRFAFDSDETVTGRTTYIIMSCTGIGSMAIFGGLIAAVDAPLRRKVVPFALSVGVIWFLNLVRNVFIGLASPWGWFQQDALVYVVTEFMGAPADRTSYIVAHNFIAQSLSIVALLGITYLVVRLLPEVLEPLEDVLYILTGTEYDLTDALGTEARADGGTTAASEPSSGPETER
- a CDS encoding nucleoside hydrolase translates to MSDATQRRVIVDTDTAGDDTQALLLAALSDRAALEGVTICAGNVPFAYQVENAKYTLDLAGVADDVPVYEGARSPLLKDHEFAEYIHGEGGLGGDCFPETGIPSADEHAVDYIVRAARADPGELTLVCIAPLTNLALALQREPDLPDLLADVWIMGGAVNTLGNVTPAAEYNFWADPDAARAVMAAVETTLVDWGVTVRDSLFGADVFEEIEAIGTPLADFFLTVTDAVREFNAQSDHDAIGADVTTQPDSMTVATLLEPDLIEEHGRYAVEVDDRDGLTRGYSLVDELGVTDAEPRTRVVESVDGDRFQRMLLDTFRHGDPHYSA
- a CDS encoding metallophosphoesterase, translated to MTAVDVDVDVPFTLRDRAVAVPAAETLVLADVHFGKAAASSVDVPIDDGSDVVDRLRDRLAETRPTTVVVAGDLLHSFSRIPRGVERDLGRLADAVDEADADLIVTPGNHDAMLEEAFGGETVDEYALADGETVVCHGHEEPEAAADRYIVGHVHPALSIEGRKRPCFLYGPGQYCGADVLVLPAFTRLAAGSTVNRMAGRDFQTPVVRNADAFHPAIRDDASGETLWFPPLGECRRLL
- a CDS encoding branched-chain amino acid ABC transporter permease; the encoded protein is MLETLLSILVLGAMISAVYALIAIGFTMIFGVGGVLNLAHGALIMLGAFVYLALTSTAGAISLPPIVGFLIAVAVTAAASYALYAGLVKYIEDNIVITFLATVVVALLLTELIIIQFGSAPSQLIPIVSGTIYLESVGTRIRYAQLLAFVVSWIAIGALWYYVTKTDEGRSILATSMSTRGAELTGVNLQKVKSRTWLIAGTFAGIAGVFIGTLNSTSPQMWLSPLALAFIIVVIGGIGSIKGSVIAAYLIGYLETATVELLGANFQGVLSLVVLVAILLVKPNGFFGRELVHE
- a CDS encoding N-acyl homoserine lactonase family protein; the protein is MVDATLTPIDRGTVTSDVNNAIEGYVRGTADEPDPETTMGEGPVYNIVIDHPEGTILWDTGSHPNAADGHWPDELYATFEHTALRPLEDDLAEAGYAVADIDYVIQSHLHLDHAGGLYAFEGTDTPIFVHERELKHAYYSVTTDEGSDAYVRGDFDRDLDWEIVHGDRRQGFDGLEFVHLPGHTPGLLGVKLEVDEAGTVILAGDQAYTRANYEYELPMGGYLLWSKPAWLESLRTLKDLERRHDARVICGHAEEDLEAMQSGL
- a CDS encoding transporter; its protein translation is MGRLSTIVILVGIAMLVVPVPPIASALGGVAVVLVGIALRLLTDR
- a CDS encoding ABC transporter ATP-binding protein — translated: MSLLEVDGLTKKFGGLVAVDDFSLEVEEGEIVGLIGPNGSGKSTVFNCIMGIYDVTDGAVRFDGADITDDATHEVVNKGLSRVSQESNPIQEMPVAGNIKLFTLPNRIFSFYGGATDEEIYEYAARIDIEDKLHEMPDELPHADVRRLEIAKALATEPEMMLLDEPFAGMNQAEITELADQIDHFRDEGMTMVVVDHNMGGLMELVDRIVVINNGDFLAAGTPEEIAENEAVQEAYLAGEGL
- a CDS encoding acyl-CoA thioesterase, with product MGTRDTTDADRASDGPAFQPVFENRVRFAETDQQGIVFYGEYFTFQDEAVSAFLRAIDYGYDRMIDNGWQIHVANTELNYRTGAEFEDVIVNELRVADIGTASLEYEYRATRKHDGELLADGTVTQVAVDLETEETTRIPDAFRDAVATFQGGLASDA
- a CDS encoding ABC transporter ATP-binding protein encodes the protein MTDTILEIEDLNVYYGKSHALKGVSLSINEGEIYGVIGPNGAGKTTMLNAIAGFVDYEGTIRYDGTDLTGVSPQQRVRDGLIYCTEDRDLFPYFSVHENLLMGAQFRNDRDSVRQDLDMIYELFPRLDERREQEAETMSGGEQQMLAVGRALMSDPDVLMLDEPTLGLAPVIIQDISEALERLSDQGLTILLAEQNSTFALRHAERLSLIETGEIELAGTYEEFHDNEYVREAYVGVH
- a CDS encoding branched-chain amino acid ABC transporter permease yields the protein MSSATDRLNAATSSATDRLSIVTGPIDQLLQPLANVYNRLVGDYFGEMNGLQFVLIFGTAAALLTAPFWGNFGLVRAMSIAAIWAIFAMSWDIQSGYTGYISFGHSVLSGAAGYTTAMLIHNVDPGLSMMITIPVSILAALVVGLVIALPSLRLTGPYFSLITFVAVLIFYRLIPSFSEYTGGETGIQSVEVFTYDPVARYYYMIVPMLLIAIVLTLIARSNIGLILVSIRENEAAVNAAGINATKFKIFSFALSSIPMGIGGVLLVHFSGGVDPTTFIVVDRSIEMIAIAVLGGMSSILGPLGGAFFLIVLRDYILTDIANLGSSIRWTVFWALVLLVLVFARDGVFRKLWHGLDRLGGDRR